TCGCCGAAGGGGGCTCAGAAGACGAACAGCATCAGAACGTGTCACTGTTGGAAGAACCAACTATTCCACACACACCGGAATCGACCCCAGAAACAGGCGTTGCAGTCGGAGCAACCGCTGTGGCTATTCGAACACTCATCAGACAAGGAAGTATCGTCCCGGGGACAGTAAGCAGTACTATCTCGGTGTCGAACACTGGGCTTTTACCAACCATTCGGACGAGTCTCGATACCCACGTCACCGACCCACTCTCACGAACGCTCGCCCTGTTCCGGTACAGTCGACACGACGACTCTGACCCACTCGATCACGATGGGCGCGCGCGTGTCTTCAAAACGATTGAGGAGACGCCAGGCGTCTACCTATCGGCAGTGAGCCAGCAGACCGATCTCTCACTCTCGACGATTCGCCACCATCTCCGCGTCTTAGAGCGAGAAGATCTGGTGATGAGTGCAAAGGTACACGGAAAACGGCGGTTCTATCCGACCAACAGTGAGCAACTGGAACTCACAGCAGTGCTAGACGACGAAGCGACCGCAAACGTCATTGAAGCCCTCTGTCGCCTCGGTCCGACATCAGTATCGAATCTCGCGGACGACCTCGATCGTGACCCGAGTACCGTAACGCATCATCTCCAGCGGCTCAACGACGACGGCATTGTCCACCGTGAACGCGACGGTCGAACCGTGATAAACTATGTATCACCTCGCGTGCGCGCGCTACTATCGGATTCGAACGTCGACGGAGCCGACCAGTTCGTCTGCGAGGCTGACTAACCGCTTCGCTCGGGCCAATTCCTATACCACTCCCGACCGTTGATAGTGTATGTCTGACACAGCAGTGATCGCTGGTGTCGGTCCCGGCCTTGGGGAGTCGCTTGCTCGCCGATTCCACAACGAAGGATACTCCGTGGGGTTGTTCGCTCGCTCGGCAGACTACCTCTCCGATCTTGAAAACCACCTCGGTGAGCGCGCGCTCGCGGTACCGACAGATGTCAGCAACGCCGAGCACGTCGCAGACGGATTTGCGAGAGTACGCGAGGCGTTCGGTCCGATTGATGTGTTAATCAATCACGCTAGCAGTGCACCGTGGCGAGGGCTGACAGATATCGCCCCCAAGGAGTTCGAACGCGCCCTTCAAGTCGGAGTATCTGGGGCGCTCTATTGCTCGCAGGAGGCAGTCCACGATATGCTCGCAAACGACGGTGGAACGATTATTTTCACAGGTGCGACGACCGCTAGGCGAGGTCGCGGGGGAGCAATCGGGTTTTCGGCATCGAAGTTTGCCGCACGAGGGATGGCCGAATCAATGGCCCGTGAACTCGGTCCCAAAGGGATTCACGTTGCCCACGTCGTGATAGACGGCCAAATCGGAGTCGGAGACGCAACTGAACAGGACGCAAAGTTTCTCGATCCAGACGAGATCGCCCGTCAGTACTGGCATCTCGCCGAACAGGACCGCTCGACGTGGACACTAGAACTCGACCTTCGACCCAATATGGAGTCGTTCTAATCCACAGCTCAGAGAGAGCCGTGTCTACGAATCAGACGAGGACACGCTTTCCGTCACGGTAGACCGTTTCGACTCGTCTGAGTGCGCTAATGTCATCGAGTGGATCCGATTCGAGCGCAACGAGATCAGCTACTGCGCCATTCGAGATCACACCGACGTTGTCGTCAGGGAGTGTGCGAGCGGCGACGCTCGTTCCGGCTCTGATCGCGTCCATTTCGGTCATGCCGATCTCCTCGACGAACAACTCGGCTTCCAGCATGTTCTCGCCGTGAGGAACGAGATCGGGACCGATGAAGTCAGTTCCGAGGGCAATAGGGACACCAGCCTCGTACGCACGGCGGATGGAGTCGAAATGGTCCCGTCGTGCGGCTCTTGACTTCTCTAATCCCCATTCTGGGACTCCGTGGTCGGCTCCCTCAGTGACGAGACGGTGCATAATAGCGAGTGTTGGGACGAGCGTCGCGTCTGTCTCAAGCAGCAGATCGATCGTCTCTGTATCGAGGAAGAATCCGTGTTCAATCGTATCGACTCCGTTTTCGAGTGCGCGCTTGATACCTGCTGCACCCTGTGCATGGCTCGCAACCGGGATACCAACACGATGAGCTTCCTCTGTGAATGCACTGATCTCGGCGTCGGTGTACTGACTCTGGTCGGGTGCATCCTTCTCGGAGAGGACACCGCCGGTCGTCATGATCTTGAGGCAGTCGACACCCTGACGGATGCGTTTTCGCGCCTCTTTTCGACATTCGTCTGGCCCGTCAGCAATCGTTGAAAGGCCAGCGCGGGTTTTCGCCCATTCGTACGGGAGAAAGTGTGAGTCACCATGGCCACCGGTCTGGGAAATGGATTTCCCGCTCGTGTACACCCGTGGTCCGGGGATTTCTCCCTCTTCAACGGCGGTCCGAAGCCCGAGTCCAGTCGAGCTCCCAACGTCACGGACAGCAGTGAATCCAGCAGCAACGAGCTTTCGCAGATCCGCGGTCGCACGCGCGGTCATCGTCGAGACGTTCGCTGTCGCCCACTCCATCGGATTCATCGATCGAACACCGGCGAGGTGAACGTGGGCGTCAATGAGACCAGGGATGAGAACGTCATGTTCGACGTGATTATCACTTGCAAACGCTCCGCGGTCGCTTATATCCACAATTATTCCATCTTCAATCGCAATAGCAACGTCGTGGTGTGGTTCATCAGAAACGCCGTCAATGAGGAGCCCGCACTCGATAACTAACATCCACCCATCATGGAACGCGGGTGAAAATAGCTGTACCGACTATCAAGAATCCAACAAAAGATCGGGGAAAAGGGAAAGCGATGACGAGGAGGGGAGCGAGGAAAGGAGAGAGTGGGGGGAATGAAGTGAGAAAATGAGAGCGAGTAGAAGAGGGATGTGGCAGCTGTGGGTCTATATTCAGTAGATTAGGATGGTCGCTTCATCGAGTTCGAGTACTTCGACTTCTTCTCCGCTCGCGGCGCGCTGTTCTTCGACGATTTCGATTGCGTCGGTGTCGAGAACGACCGATTCGTCGTCGACATCGAGTTCGAACTCACCGTTTGTCTCCTTCTGTGCTTTCAGTGCTGCAGGATCGGCTGCTTCGAGGGACGCGATGACAGCACCGGCTTGCTCGCGGAACTTCGGTCCGATTATCGAATGGTCGGGCGTGACGCCGACAGGGACGAGTTCGACGTTTGGTCGTCCGGGTTCGATGTAGACCGGGCCGTTGACAGCAGAGCTCAGATCGTAGGTATCGACTGCGGGCTGGTCCTCATCGCGTTCGACGTAGACTTCGACGCGTTCGAGTTCCTCATTGAGCGCCATTCCGGTGTCAGACTTCCAGCCACGGATGGTGCTTGCAATGTCAGCGATGAGCTGTCCCCGGATCGCCGTGTCCTCATCGAACGTCTCCAGATCTGGCCACGTTGTGGCGTGGACGCTCCCTTCACTCCCCGGAAGCGTCTGATAGGTCTCTTCAGCGAGGAACGGGGCAAACGGAGCGATCATTCGGAGCGACGCCGATAAGACGGTGTACAGCGCATGGCGGGCAGCATTTCGCTCGCCAGGGCGACCCTCGTACAACCGGCCCTTGAGGAGTTCGAGATAGTCGTCAGCGAGATCGTGCCAAACGAACTCTCGGAGTTCACGAAGCGCGGCATCAAATCGATACGCGTCCATATGCTCAGCAACCTGTTCGGCTACTGTTCGACAGCGAATCAAGATCCATTTATCGGCGTCGCGGTAGGCCGGATCCTGAATCGACAGCGTGTCTTCATCGAGGTGATTACCGGCAAACTTCGTGATATTCCAGACTTTCGTGAGGAAACGCGATGCCGATTTGACTTCCTTCCATTGGAACTGGATGTCACTCCCGGGCTGACCGCCAAGCGCAATTGCCTGCCGGAAGGCATCAGCGGAGTACTCCGAAACAACCTCCTTTGGCTGAACGGAGTTCCCTCGTGATTTACTCATCTTGTTGCCGTCCGTCCCGAAGACCATCCCGTTGATCAGTGCTGTCTCCCACGGGAGCTCGTCTTCGAGTGCTGCCGTTCGGAGAATCGTATAGAATGCCCACGTCCGAATGATGTCGTGGCCCTGCTCGCGCAACTGCACCGACTCGAACTGTTCATCGGGCCAGCCAGCGACGTACAGTGCGGAGATAGACGAGTCCATCCACGTGTCCATAACGTCGGTCTCACCCCGCCAGTTCGTGCCGCCACACTCCTCACACTGTATGGACGGTGTGGTTTCGGTCGGATCGATCGGGAGTTCGTCCTCGCTTGCGATGCGAGCGTGATCACAGTCCTCACAGAACCACGCCGGAATCGGCGTGGCAAAGACGCGTTGACGGGAGACAACCCAGTCCCAGTCCATCCCCTCGGCCCACTCTTCGAGTCGGGCGTACATGTGATCGGGAATCCACTCGATCTCTTGTGCGTTCTCGATAATCTCGTCTTGATCGACCCGAACGAACCACTGATCCTTACTCAGGATCTCGATCGGCGTGTCACAGCGCCAACAGACACCGACCGACTGCTCGGTCGGCTCGCTCTTTCGAAGGAATCCGTCTGCTTCGAGTGCCTCGGCGATCTCCTCTTTCGCTTCAGTGATACTCAGTCCCTCGAACTCGCCAGCGCGTTCGTTCAACCGACCATTTTCGGTGACGACTGCACGGAGCGCGAGATCGTGTTCTGCCCACCACGTGACGTCCTGTTTATCACCGAATGTACAGACCATGACAGCGCCGGTCCCGAATTCGCCGTCGACTTCTTCGTCCGAGAAGAGTTCGACCTGTTGACCAAAGAGTGGAACTTCGAACGTTTCCCCGATGCGGTCTGCATACCGTTCGTCATCGGGATCGACGGCTACGCCAACACACGCAGCAAGTAGTTCCGGACGCGTCGTTGCGATCTCAATATCGTCGTCATCACCGGAGAACGTGAGGTAATAAAGTGTTCCAGTCCTGTCTTCGGATTCGACTTCTGCGTCAGCGATCGCTGTTTCACAGCGTGGACACCAATTCACTGGGTGCTCGTCTCGATAGACGAACTCGTCCTCGGCCATGCGAACGAACGACCGCTGGGTTTCACCCCAGTACTCGGGGTCCATCGTTCGAAATTCGTGCTCCCAGTCCTGAGAGAACCCGAGATCGAGCATCGTATCGTACATTGCCTCGATCTGTTCTTCGGTGTGCTCGATACACAGCTCTCGGAACTCATCACGGGGAACGTCGGTGCGGTGAATGTCGTGGTTCTCTTCGACTTTGACCTCCGTCGGGAGACCGTGACAGTCCCACCCCTGTGGGAAGAGAACGTCCTCACCACATAATCGATGATAGCGGGCCGCAAAGTCCATATAACACCATCCGAGTGCATTCCCAATGTGAAAGTTCCCTGTTGGATAGGGTGGTGGGGTGTCGATGATGTACTCTGGACGCTCTTCACCGTCGTGGTATCGGTAGACATCCGTCTCCTGCCACTGCTCGCGCCACTTCTGCTCAATGCTGTCTGGATCGTATTCGTCTTCTATTTCGGTCATATGTACGAAAGGGGTCGACGGCCGGTGCCAACTGAACTGAAAAGAGTTTCAACTCGGCAGTATGCTTTCCGATTCTCTCGATTACATACGTACTACCGACGACCAGCGCATATCTCTCCGTTGCACTGTTTCATGTATAAACGTTTGCGTCTCGCGTGGGGTTCTTAACGGACGAAAAGAGACCGATCTCGCCGATCGCCGATCGCCAGCACATACGAATTCTTCCGTTATCGATAAGCGCCCATAGCTTGCTAACCAAGAGAGAAACAGAAAACAGCCAGTAGGCTCCGACTGCCAGACGTTGGGCGTATGTGAGTGTTCAAACCGGTATCAACGGAGTTTCTTCAGGAAGTCATTCATTGCAAGTGCGCCTTGGACCGCGTACGAGAATCGTTTGTACCGTGCGGCGACCAGAGCAGTACCAAACAGGAGCAATGCACGTTCTGTGTTCTCGTTTTTCATTGCACGCCCAGCCTGTGCGAGCAACGACAGTATGTTCAACTTCGTGATCTCATCGTTGTCCAGCAGCCCGCTCATCGAGCCAATCAGAGTATTGGAACCGATCATGTATCAAAACATGTGCCAGTGTCGGATAAGTCCGTGGCGTGCGTGTGAAGGGAGCCCGGAAAATACGTTCCAAGCCGCTTACTCGTCTGCCTCGTCAGCGAGCACATGCTGATCGATGTGTTCAATGAGCAACTGCCGCGTGGTTTCGATTGGATAGCCAACGGTAACGTGTCGGATCTGTGCACCGTTAATGTGTGTTACGAGGAATTCGGCGGTCGCATCGGGATCAATCTCGTCTTTGAATACGCCACGATCGATTCCGTCATCGAGAAACGACCGGATTTTCCGGTAGATGAGCCGATCGAACTCGGTGAGTCGCTCGCGGTACGCGTCATCATACGGAGCCTGCGCTTTGATTTCGAGAATTGCGGTCTGGAACTCCTGATGTGTGTCTTCATCGCGGGGGGTGAGCCGGTGTTCGATGAAGGAGGTGAGTTGCGTGGCCGGATCATCACCTTTTGCCTCACAAAGCTCCGCTTCGAACCGATCGTACAGATATTCGAGAAACGCGAGCAGCAGATCGTGTTTGGTCTCGTAGTGGTAGTGAAGTGCAGCTTTGCTCTTGGTCGATTCGTCCGCGATATCCTGCATCCGAAGCGAGGCGTATCCCTGCTTGCACAGCGCCCGATACGTCGCTCCCATGAGTTCTTCCGTCGTTTCGTCGGTCATTGATGTAATAATACTAACATACCAGCCAATCGATCCATAGATATACTAACGACGCAGCCAAGCTATATAGTAACTAACTAGTCAGTCAGATAAATAGCTTTTGCTACCCCTATTCACAATAGCACGAACAGAAACACAGTTCACTAAATCCTATTACAGAAATGGCATTCTGCTAATGTTTTTCTCATGGTCACATCTTTGTGCGGTTATGAGATCGGTGTTTCGGAACGCAACGTTCAGGCGGCTCTTTGTTGGACGGCTCATCACGAATGCAGGGGATAGCCTCTACTACGTTGCAGCAATGTGGTTAGTCTACAATCTTGGTGGTTCAGCGTTCTATACGGGTCTTGCGGGCTTTTTGACGCTTACACCACAAACGTTGCAGTTTCTCACGGGGCCGTTCGTCGACCGCTGGGATCTACGGCGACTTTTGGTTGGTACACAGGTGCTTCAGGGCGTGTGTGTCCTCATCATTCCGTTGGCAGCGATGACTGGGATACTCTCGGTGACGGTCGTTCTCGTCGTGATGCCCGTCGTCGCTATGATGAACCAGTTTGTCTATCCAGCCCAGAATGCCGCATTACCTCGTATCGTCAATGAGGAGGAACTCGTCGACGCGAATTCGGCGTTCTCGTTCGCCTACCAAGGCGTCGATACGGCGTTCATATCACTCGGTGGGGTACTCGTTGCACTCTTCGGTGCTGTTTCATTGTATATCATCGACTCGGTAACGTTTGCTATGACGGCCCTCATCTTCGCAACGACGCAGATCCCCAGCACGCACACGAAGAATCAGACGGACGATGACCACGCGACATCGACACGCACAGATTACGTAGAGAAGCTTCGTGCGGGCATCGAGTACTTACGCGGGACAATTCTCGTTTTGATGCTCGGCGCGTCGGTGATCATCAACTTCATCATCGGTGCAATGATGGCCGTTCTCCCTGCGTTCGCGGCTTTGCGTGGCGGTTCCGAAACATACGGGATATTACTAGCTGCCATGACTGCTGGGATGTTAATCGGTGCCCTCGGTGCTTCGCAACTGAAACAGTTCTCGTTGAGCCGATTGACGATCGTTGGCTTCGGTTTCAGCGGTTTCGTGTGGATTGCTGCACTCTCCGCTCAGTGGCTTCCCGCTACAGTTGTCTTGTTCTGTCTTGCCTGGATTCCGGTTGGGGTAACCAACGTCATTTTCGCGGCACTCCGGCAGAGCTACGTCCCCGAACATCTCATCGGACGCGTGTCCTCGGTCACGGTCAGCGCTTCAGCAGCAGCGATGCCGGTCGGGTCGTTGCTCGGTGGGATTGCAGGCGATACGTACGGGAGCACCATCGTCGTGGCTACGACGAGTGCGGGCTTCCTGTTCGTCGCGCTGTACTGGCTCGCCCATCCCCTGTTACGCTACGTCCCCGCTGTCGAGGACCTCGATCCAACAGAGTATGGACTCAGACAGGCGTGAATCTCTATCCCCGTCACGAGAACAGAGGCCGGGGGTATCTGATGGCAAAATCGATAACTTCTGATTCGTGTTTTTCACGTATGAAATTGCGAACAGTAC
The nucleotide sequence above comes from Halocatena marina. Encoded proteins:
- a CDS encoding valine--tRNA ligase; its protein translation is MTEIEDEYDPDSIEQKWREQWQETDVYRYHDGEERPEYIIDTPPPYPTGNFHIGNALGWCYMDFAARYHRLCGEDVLFPQGWDCHGLPTEVKVEENHDIHRTDVPRDEFRELCIEHTEEQIEAMYDTMLDLGFSQDWEHEFRTMDPEYWGETQRSFVRMAEDEFVYRDEHPVNWCPRCETAIADAEVESEDRTGTLYYLTFSGDDDDIEIATTRPELLAACVGVAVDPDDERYADRIGETFEVPLFGQQVELFSDEEVDGEFGTGAVMVCTFGDKQDVTWWAEHDLALRAVVTENGRLNERAGEFEGLSITEAKEEIAEALEADGFLRKSEPTEQSVGVCWRCDTPIEILSKDQWFVRVDQDEIIENAQEIEWIPDHMYARLEEWAEGMDWDWVVSRQRVFATPIPAWFCEDCDHARIASEDELPIDPTETTPSIQCEECGGTNWRGETDVMDTWMDSSISALYVAGWPDEQFESVQLREQGHDIIRTWAFYTILRTAALEDELPWETALINGMVFGTDGNKMSKSRGNSVQPKEVVSEYSADAFRQAIALGGQPGSDIQFQWKEVKSASRFLTKVWNITKFAGNHLDEDTLSIQDPAYRDADKWILIRCRTVAEQVAEHMDAYRFDAALRELREFVWHDLADDYLELLKGRLYEGRPGERNAARHALYTVLSASLRMIAPFAPFLAEETYQTLPGSEGSVHATTWPDLETFDEDTAIRGQLIADIASTIRGWKSDTGMALNEELERVEVYVERDEDQPAVDTYDLSSAVNGPVYIEPGRPNVELVPVGVTPDHSIIGPKFREQAGAVIASLEAADPAALKAQKETNGEFELDVDDESVVLDTDAIEIVEEQRAASGEEVEVLELDEATILIY
- a CDS encoding TetR/AcrR family transcriptional regulator; translated protein: MTDETTEELMGATYRALCKQGYASLRMQDIADESTKSKAALHYHYETKHDLLLAFLEYLYDRFEAELCEAKGDDPATQLTSFIEHRLTPRDEDTHQEFQTAILEIKAQAPYDDAYRERLTEFDRLIYRKIRSFLDDGIDRGVFKDEIDPDATAEFLVTHINGAQIRHVTVGYPIETTRQLLIEHIDQHVLADEADE
- a CDS encoding SDR family NAD(P)-dependent oxidoreductase — protein: MSDTAVIAGVGPGLGESLARRFHNEGYSVGLFARSADYLSDLENHLGERALAVPTDVSNAEHVADGFARVREAFGPIDVLINHASSAPWRGLTDIAPKEFERALQVGVSGALYCSQEAVHDMLANDGGTIIFTGATTARRGRGGAIGFSASKFAARGMAESMARELGPKGIHVAHVVIDGQIGVGDATEQDAKFLDPDEIARQYWHLAEQDRSTWTLELDLRPNMESF
- a CDS encoding MFS transporter, with protein sequence MRSVFRNATFRRLFVGRLITNAGDSLYYVAAMWLVYNLGGSAFYTGLAGFLTLTPQTLQFLTGPFVDRWDLRRLLVGTQVLQGVCVLIIPLAAMTGILSVTVVLVVMPVVAMMNQFVYPAQNAALPRIVNEEELVDANSAFSFAYQGVDTAFISLGGVLVALFGAVSLYIIDSVTFAMTALIFATTQIPSTHTKNQTDDDHATSTRTDYVEKLRAGIEYLRGTILVLMLGASVIINFIIGAMMAVLPAFAALRGGSETYGILLAAMTAGMLIGALGASQLKQFSLSRLTIVGFGFSGFVWIAALSAQWLPATVVLFCLAWIPVGVTNVIFAALRQSYVPEHLIGRVSSVTVSASAAAMPVGSLLGGIAGDTYGSTIVVATTSAGFLFVALYWLAHPLLRYVPAVEDLDPTEYGLRQA
- a CDS encoding amidohydrolase family protein → MLVIECGLLIDGVSDEPHHDVAIAIEDGIIVDISDRGAFASDNHVEHDVLIPGLIDAHVHLAGVRSMNPMEWATANVSTMTARATADLRKLVAAGFTAVRDVGSSTGLGLRTAVEEGEIPGPRVYTSGKSISQTGGHGDSHFLPYEWAKTRAGLSTIADGPDECRKEARKRIRQGVDCLKIMTTGGVLSEKDAPDQSQYTDAEISAFTEEAHRVGIPVASHAQGAAGIKRALENGVDTIEHGFFLDTETIDLLLETDATLVPTLAIMHRLVTEGADHGVPEWGLEKSRAARRDHFDSIRRAYEAGVPIALGTDFIGPDLVPHGENMLEAELFVEEIGMTEMDAIRAGTSVAARTLPDDNVGVISNGAVADLVALESDPLDDISALRRVETVYRDGKRVLV